A portion of the Juglans microcarpa x Juglans regia isolate MS1-56 chromosome 1D, Jm3101_v1.0, whole genome shotgun sequence genome contains these proteins:
- the LOC121262326 gene encoding cinnamoyl-CoA reductase 1-like: MPIDSSSVSGQTICVTGAGGFIASWIVKLLLDRGYTVKGTVRNPDDPKNAHLKELEGAKERLTLWKADLLDYESLKAAINGCDGVFHTASPVTDDPEQMVKPAVDGTKNVIIAAAEAKVRRVVFTSSIGAVYMDPNRSPDVVVDESCWSDLDFCKNTKNWYCYGKAVAEQAAWEVSKEKGVDLVVVNPVLVLGPLLQPSVNASIVHILKYLTGSAKTYANSVQAYVHVRDVALAHILVFEAPSASGRYLCAESVLHRGDVVDILAKFFPEYPIPTKCSDEKNPRAKPYKFSNQKLRDLGLEFTPVKQCLYESVNSLQEKGVLPVPTRQDQDSVRIQSS, from the exons ATGCCAATTGATTCATCGTCAGTTTCCGGCCAAACCATATGCGTCACGGGCGCCGGCGGCTTTATTGCCTCGTGGATCGTAAAGCTTCTTTTGGACAGAGGCTACACCGTCAAAGGGACTGTGAGAAATCcag ACGACCCAAAGAATGCTCATCTGAAAGAGCTGGAAGGAGCGAAGGAGAGGTTAACTCTATGGAAAGCTGATCTTCTTGATTATGAGAGCCTGAAGGCAGCCATTAATGGTTGCGATGGAGTTTTTCACACCGCTTCACCTGTGACTGACGATCCC GAACAAATGGTGAAACCGGCTGTGGATGGAACGAAGAACGTAATTATTGCAGCGGCAGAGGCCAAAGTTCGGCGAGTGGTGTTCACATCATCAATCGGTGCGGTATACATGGACCCCAACAGGAGTCCAGATGTTGTGGTTGACGAGTCTTGTTGGAGTGACCTCGACTTTTGCAAGAATACCAAG AATTGGTACTGCTATGGAAAGGCTGTTGCTGAGCAGGCGGCATGGGAGGTGTCCAAAGAAAAAGGGGTAGATCTAGTGGTGGTGAACCCAGTTCTGGTGCTTGGACCATTGTTGCAACCCTCTGTGAATGCCAGCATCGTTCATATCCTCAAATACCTAACTGGCTCTGCTAAAACATATGCCAACTCCGTCCAAGCTTATGTCCATGTGAGGGACGTGGCACTCGCCCACATCCTCGTTTTCGAGGCCCCCTCTGCGTCAGGCCGCTACCTTTGTGCCGAGAGCGTGCTTCACCGTGGAGATGTGGTCGACATTCTTGCCAAATTCTTCCCGGAGTACCCGATTCCAACCAA GTGCTCAGATGAAAAGAACCCAAGGGCAAAACCCTACAAGTTCTCGAACCAGAAGCTGAGGGACTTGGGCTTGGAGTTTACGCCGGTGAAGCAATGCCTTTACGAGTCCGTCAACAGCTTGCAGGAGAAGGGTGTCCTTCCAGTCCCTACACGGCAGGATCAAGATTCAGTTCGAATTCAGTCTTCTTGA